The Ignavibacteria bacterium genome contains a region encoding:
- a CDS encoding glycosyltransferase family 4 protein, translating into MELVFITEARFIKDSDGRIFSTDGTFSKELWARYLRSFSHVYVIARVGRNAETKMEENFRADSSQVSFIEVPYYTGLKGCLKNYIEIKKIIKGSILKGRAYICRIPGILGTIAAGELRKKGLPYGTEAAGDPYEVFAPGAVKSPLRPIFRIIMTRQMKNIVLNSSAVLYVTRKALQNRYPAKPGTFTVSASNVMLKEENILKTPVTFKRKGEFNIISIGSLEQMYKAPDVTLKAIQLLNQNQFPCRLTWIGEGKYKQDMILLSKELGIEDRVLFTGSVPPGEGVRRYLDTSDIFVLASRTEGLPRAMIEAMGRGLPCIGTNAGGIPELLEEEAIVPKNNPEALFERIKRLIENPEMAEGQANRNLSEARTYISELLDIKRRSFYETLKATVQRGSEPCQNRRSALLSQPPLPRMHF; encoded by the coding sequence ATGGAACTGGTATTTATTACAGAGGCAAGGTTTATTAAAGACTCAGACGGGAGAATATTTTCCACCGACGGCACTTTCTCAAAAGAGTTATGGGCGAGGTATCTAAGAAGCTTCAGCCACGTATATGTTATTGCACGCGTAGGCAGAAACGCAGAAACTAAAATGGAGGAAAACTTCAGGGCGGATTCATCTCAAGTGTCTTTTATTGAGGTGCCTTACTACACCGGGCTTAAAGGCTGCTTAAAGAACTACATAGAAATAAAAAAAATAATAAAAGGCAGCATCCTAAAAGGCAGGGCGTATATCTGCAGAATACCGGGCATTCTGGGTACAATTGCAGCGGGTGAGCTAAGGAAAAAAGGCCTGCCTTATGGAACAGAAGCAGCAGGTGATCCGTATGAAGTCTTTGCCCCCGGAGCTGTTAAGAGCCCCCTGCGCCCGATTTTCAGGATTATTATGACGCGCCAGATGAAAAATATTGTCCTGAATTCATCTGCTGTTTTGTATGTAACCAGAAAGGCATTGCAGAACCGGTATCCTGCAAAGCCGGGAACGTTTACTGTCAGCGCCTCAAATGTAATGCTGAAGGAAGAAAACATACTGAAAACTCCCGTAACGTTTAAACGGAAAGGCGAATTCAACATAATTTCCATCGGTTCGCTTGAGCAGATGTATAAGGCGCCCGACGTTACGCTTAAGGCTATTCAGCTGCTGAACCAAAACCAGTTCCCATGCAGGCTGACCTGGATAGGGGAGGGAAAATACAAGCAGGATATGATACTTCTTTCCAAAGAGCTGGGAATTGAAGACAGGGTATTATTTACAGGAAGTGTTCCCCCGGGCGAGGGCGTAAGAAGATATCTGGATACTTCAGATATTTTTGTCCTGGCATCCAGAACCGAGGGGCTGCCAAGGGCCATGATTGAGGCAATGGGAAGAGGACTTCCGTGTATAGGTACAAATGCCGGAGGAATACCGGAACTTCTTGAAGAGGAAGCAATTGTTCCTAAAAATAATCCGGAAGCTTTGTTTGAAAGAATTAAACGCCTGATTGAGAACCCTGAAATGGCTGAAGGTCAGGCTAATAGAAATTTATCGGAAGCACGCACCTACATTTCAGAACTGCTTGATATAAAAAGAAGAAGTTTTTATGAAACATTAAAAGCAACCGTTCAAAGGGGAAGCGAACCATGCCAAAACAGAAGATCTGCTTTATTGTCTCAACCGCCTTTACCGCGCATGCATTTTTAG
- a CDS encoding lipid carrier--UDP-N-acetylgalactosaminyltransferase, protein MKQLSEDDELRIRLGEKGEKYVRENFSSEIITGYWKSFYGELLKSEVSFKNYRSAYRRLIKPAADFIFSLLLMALMLPVFAVTILLLLIFNEGKVFFLQTRPGLNGSPFRIIKFRTMNERKDEKGDLLPDEKRLIPVGKMIRKLSIDEIPQLFNVIKGDMSLIGPRPLLPEYLPLYSSSQKRRHEVKPGITGWAQVNGRNQVSWEKKFNMDIYYVDNINFSLDLKIAVLTIIKIIKREGVSSATSQTMEKFSGSGLLKVSAGAQEIKICS, encoded by the coding sequence ATGAAGCAGCTTTCTGAAGATGATGAACTCAGAATCAGGCTGGGTGAAAAAGGAGAGAAATATGTAAGAGAAAACTTTTCTTCGGAAATAATAACGGGTTACTGGAAGAGCTTCTATGGGGAATTATTAAAAAGTGAAGTATCCTTTAAGAATTACAGGAGTGCTTACCGGAGGCTGATAAAGCCCGCGGCAGATTTTATATTCTCTCTTTTGCTCATGGCTTTAATGCTGCCGGTATTTGCTGTAACCATTCTGCTGCTTCTGATATTCAATGAAGGGAAGGTATTCTTTTTACAGACTCGTCCGGGCTTAAATGGAAGCCCTTTCAGAATAATAAAGTTCAGGACGATGAACGAAAGGAAAGATGAAAAGGGGGATCTTCTGCCGGATGAAAAGCGGCTTATTCCGGTTGGGAAAATGATAAGAAAGCTTTCAATTGATGAAATACCCCAGCTGTTTAATGTAATAAAAGGCGACATGTCGCTAATAGGTCCAAGACCTTTACTGCCGGAATACTTGCCATTGTACAGTTCGTCTCAAAAGAGGCGGCATGAAGTAAAGCCGGGGATAACCGGGTGGGCGCAGGTAAACGGAAGAAATCAGGTCAGCTGGGAGAAAAAATTCAATATGGATATTTATTACGTGGATAACATCAATTTTTCCCTGGATCTGAAAATAGCAGTGCTGACAATAATAAAAATTATTAAAAGAGAGGGAGTCAGTTCAGCTACTTCACAAACGATGGAAAAATTTTCCGGGAGCGGATTGTTAAAGGTTTCGGCCGGGGCACAGGAGATTAAAATCTGCAGTTAA
- a CDS encoding acetyltransferase: MRPIAVFGGGGFGKEVQAWIQQIGGWEFIGFFDDNKPVNSLVNDAPVLGGLEELNCFQYELDVVFAIGDPVIKKRIIESLTNKKIKFPVLIHPSAVIGNPKYVEIGAGTIIAPNTVVTTNIVIGKHVALNYSCTVGHDTAIKDYSAFMPCVSISGEVEIGECVYVGTGARVINRKNIGDNTVVGAGAVVTKSLPEYCTAVGVPARPIKYHRMKKAG, encoded by the coding sequence ATGAGACCGATAGCAGTTTTTGGAGGCGGGGGCTTCGGCAAGGAAGTCCAGGCATGGATTCAGCAGATAGGGGGATGGGAGTTTATCGGTTTTTTTGATGATAATAAGCCTGTAAATTCTCTGGTAAATGATGCTCCTGTTCTTGGGGGGCTTGAAGAATTAAATTGTTTTCAGTATGAGCTGGATGTGGTTTTTGCAATAGGGGATCCGGTAATTAAAAAAAGGATAATTGAGAGTCTGACAAACAAGAAAATTAAGTTCCCCGTTTTAATACACCCGTCGGCTGTCATCGGGAACCCGAAATATGTAGAGATCGGGGCCGGAACAATTATTGCCCCGAATACAGTTGTTACAACAAACATTGTAATTGGAAAGCATGTAGCCCTGAATTATTCATGCACCGTGGGGCATGACACGGCAATAAAAGATTATTCTGCCTTTATGCCCTGCGTAAGCATCTCGGGTGAGGTTGAAATCGGGGAATGTGTTTATGTCGGCACAGGGGCAAGAGTTATCAACAGAAAAAATATCGGTGATAATACAGTTGTGGGTGCGGGGGCTGTTGTGACAAAGTCCCTGCCTGAATACTGTACTGCAGTCGGTGTGCCAGCAAGGCCAATTAAATATCACCGTATGAAAAAAGCGGGCTAG
- a CDS encoding aminotransferase class I/II-fold pyridoxal phosphate-dependent enzyme, whose translation MKSKIWLSPPHMGGEEISFINDAFSSNWIAPLGPNVDGFERDLSGYTGARHSVALNSGTAAIHMALVTLGIKHGDEVLCSSFTFAASANPVIYQNAVPVFVDSEEESWNMSPLMLERAIKERLRNGKKPKAIILVHLYGNPSEMESIMQISMHYDIPVIEDAAEALGSFYKDRHLATFGDMGVISFNGNKIITTSGGGALLSNNKEYVEKARFLSAQARDLAPHYQHSQTGYNYRMSNISAGIGRGQMRVLDKRIAQRRANYSYYRNSLDKLPGIGFQEELQDARSNRWLTCITIDPRQSGGLTREDLRLALEAENIESRPLWKPMHLQPVFSGFPYYGCGISDGLFERGLCLPSGSGMTEEELERVTGTIIKCFEKAGTKSFAA comes from the coding sequence ATGAAAAGTAAAATTTGGCTTTCACCGCCGCACATGGGAGGAGAGGAAATTTCATTTATAAATGATGCATTTTCATCCAACTGGATTGCGCCGCTTGGTCCAAATGTCGACGGCTTTGAACGTGACCTCTCAGGCTATACCGGTGCACGGCATTCGGTGGCCCTTAATTCGGGCACGGCTGCAATCCATATGGCACTTGTAACGCTTGGAATAAAACATGGCGACGAGGTGCTCTGCTCAAGCTTTACTTTTGCCGCCTCAGCAAATCCGGTTATTTATCAGAACGCGGTACCGGTCTTTGTGGACAGTGAGGAAGAATCTTGGAATATGAGTCCTCTAATGCTGGAAAGAGCAATAAAAGAGAGGCTAAGAAATGGTAAAAAACCTAAAGCCATAATTCTGGTCCATCTTTACGGAAACCCTTCTGAGATGGAGAGCATAATGCAGATATCCATGCACTATGATATCCCGGTAATAGAAGATGCCGCCGAGGCACTGGGTTCATTTTATAAAGACAGGCACCTTGCCACTTTCGGTGATATGGGCGTCATTTCCTTTAACGGGAACAAAATCATTACCACTTCAGGAGGCGGGGCACTCCTTTCCAATAATAAGGAATACGTAGAAAAAGCCCGCTTTCTCTCGGCCCAGGCCCGGGACCTCGCCCCGCACTACCAGCACTCACAGACCGGATACAACTACAGGATGAGCAACATCAGCGCAGGTATAGGACGGGGGCAGATGAGGGTGCTTGATAAAAGGATAGCACAGAGAAGAGCTAATTATTCCTATTACAGGAACAGCCTTGATAAGCTCCCGGGAATAGGATTTCAGGAAGAACTGCAGGATGCCCGTTCCAACCGCTGGCTCACCTGCATTACAATTGATCCAAGGCAAAGCGGGGGCCTTACAAGAGAAGATCTGAGGCTTGCACTTGAAGCTGAAAATATTGAATCGCGCCCCCTGTGGAAGCCCATGCACCTTCAGCCCGTATTCAGCGGTTTCCCCTATTACGGATGCGGGATATCTGATGGTCTTTTTGAACGGGGACTCTGCCTTCCTTCAGGATCAGGCATGACTGAGGAGGAGCTAGAGCGTGTAACAGGTACAATAATTAAATGCTTTGAAAAGGCAGGAACAAAGTCCTTTGCGGCCTGA
- a CDS encoding polysaccharide biosynthesis protein, whose translation MALEILSNQIKKLCIRHFLLMDIIIFFFNPYLALFIRLDGTVNWDLYSSPLLVYSLLFTLIKLAVLGVSRFYGRLWRMASVDELAYAIFISAVAVAVEFSFFYALEKSQVHPFVIFPVSLPLLDGIFSMITIVSIRFSIRFIDLANQKVLLKKHPMQSVLIAGAGESGFSIALEMQRNAHLGLNPVAFVDDDSSKHNLKLRGIPIKGSTDDIASVIKELNVSKVIIAMPMASGIKIRQIMSNCEAAGVETLTVPGIFEILNGNVNISKIRKIQIEDLLRREPVITDNAKVKLLLKGKKVLITGAGGSIGSELCRQVLRCNPAGMILIGHGENSIFEIEQELLAIKKEFTGSEKLDTVISARIADLRSRERLRGIFDEFYPDVIFHAAAHKHVPLMESNPQEAVTNNILGTKNIVSLAVEYGVRHFISISSDKAVNPTNIMGASKRATEMIVLEAARKTGWSYSAVRFGNVLGSRGSVVRTFQKQLQNGGPITITHPEIIRYFMTIPEAVQLVLQASVLNKGGEVFVLDMGQPVKIIDLAKDIIRLAGLSEGTDIEIKVTGLRPGEKLYEELFIEGEHYEKTIHDKILIARNASSCISNLLSESLNYFEAADGQLSRGEIIDILCELIPEFQPQDRKSHAVTKAFRAGNSGMNLSLANLQTA comes from the coding sequence ATGGCATTAGAAATATTATCAAACCAGATTAAAAAGCTGTGCATCCGTCATTTCCTTCTGATGGACATAATCATCTTTTTCTTCAATCCTTATCTGGCACTCTTCATCCGTCTGGATGGAACGGTAAACTGGGATTTGTACAGCTCCCCGCTGCTGGTTTATTCCCTGTTATTCACCTTAATTAAACTGGCTGTTCTTGGAGTAAGCAGGTTCTACGGCAGACTCTGGCGCATGGCAAGTGTGGATGAATTGGCTTATGCTATATTTATCTCTGCAGTTGCAGTAGCTGTTGAGTTTTCTTTTTTCTATGCCCTGGAAAAGTCACAGGTTCACCCGTTTGTCATTTTCCCGGTGTCACTTCCTTTGCTTGATGGAATCTTCAGCATGATTACCATAGTCTCTATCAGGTTCAGCATCCGCTTTATCGACCTTGCCAACCAGAAGGTATTACTGAAAAAGCATCCGATGCAGAGTGTCCTGATTGCCGGGGCCGGAGAATCGGGCTTCAGCATAGCTCTCGAAATGCAGCGCAATGCACACCTGGGACTTAACCCGGTAGCTTTTGTGGATGATGATTCATCAAAACATAACCTGAAACTTAGAGGTATCCCCATTAAGGGATCAACAGATGATATTGCTTCAGTTATAAAGGAACTGAACGTCAGCAAGGTCATTATTGCCATGCCCATGGCCTCAGGAATAAAAATAAGACAGATAATGTCCAACTGTGAGGCAGCGGGCGTGGAAACACTGACTGTACCCGGAATATTTGAGATTCTGAACGGGAATGTAAATATAAGCAAAATCAGAAAGATACAGATTGAAGACCTTCTGCGCAGGGAACCTGTAATTACGGATAATGCAAAAGTAAAGCTGCTCCTTAAAGGGAAAAAAGTTTTAATTACCGGGGCAGGAGGCTCCATAGGAAGCGAACTATGCCGCCAGGTGCTCAGGTGCAATCCTGCCGGAATGATTCTTATCGGCCATGGGGAAAACTCCATATTTGAAATTGAGCAGGAGCTCCTGGCCATAAAAAAAGAATTTACAGGATCTGAAAAGCTGGATACAGTAATTTCAGCACGCATAGCCGACCTCAGAAGCAGGGAAAGATTAAGAGGCATTTTTGATGAATTTTATCCTGACGTAATTTTCCATGCCGCTGCCCATAAGCATGTTCCGCTAATGGAAAGCAACCCCCAGGAGGCCGTGACAAATAATATACTGGGTACAAAAAATATAGTTTCCCTGGCTGTTGAGTACGGCGTCAGGCACTTTATATCCATTTCTTCCGATAAGGCAGTTAATCCCACAAACATTATGGGAGCAAGCAAGCGTGCAACTGAAATGATTGTCCTGGAGGCTGCAAGGAAAACTGGCTGGTCCTACTCTGCAGTGCGTTTCGGCAACGTCCTGGGCAGCCGCGGCAGCGTGGTAAGAACGTTTCAGAAGCAGCTGCAGAATGGCGGCCCTATTACAATTACGCATCCCGAAATAATAAGATATTTCATGACCATACCTGAAGCCGTACAGCTCGTTCTTCAGGCCTCGGTTCTCAATAAAGGCGGAGAAGTTTTTGTGCTGGATATGGGCCAGCCGGTTAAGATAATTGATCTTGCAAAAGATATAATTAGGCTTGCCGGACTGTCTGAAGGCACAGATATAGAAATAAAAGTAACAGGCCTCCGCCCCGGTGAAAAACTTTATGAAGAACTCTTTATTGAAGGCGAACACTATGAAAAGACAATCCACGACAAAATACTGATTGCCCGTAATGCAAGCAGCTGCATTTCAAACCTTCTTTCTGAAAGCCTGAACTATTTTGAAGCAGCCGACGGGCAGTTATCACGCGGCGAAATAATAGACATTTTATGTGAACTCATCCCTGAGTTTCAGCCTCAGGACAGGAAGAGCCATGCAGTCACAAAAGCCTTCAGGGCAGGTAATTCCGGGATGAATTTGTCACTGGCAAACTTACAGACGGCATAA